The following nucleotide sequence is from Gemmatimonadaceae bacterium.
ACCGCCTTGCCGCGCCGGTCGAAGAAGTGGGTCATCCTGGGCGAGTGCTTTGCGGCAAACGCCTGCACCGCACGCGGGCTCTGGTTCACGCTCACCGCGACGCCCACGAACGTGACCTTGCCGGCGTACTTCTGCTGTGCGGCCTGCATTGCCGGCTCCATCGCCTTGCAGGTGGGGCACCATGTGGCCCAGAACTGGATGAGCACGGGACCCTTGCCGAGCACGGAGGAGAGATCCGCCGCCTGCCCGCTGAGCGTCTCAACCGCGGCGGCGGGCGCCTTGGAGCCCACCTCAATGCCGCTATCCTGTGCCCGTGCCTGTGCCCCCGGCGCGAGGAGCGCAACAATCGCCGCCATCACCAATCCCCACCGCGCCCCGTAGTTCAAAACCATCCCTGACCTGCCTTGATGAGGTAGTACTCGGCCGCACCGATCATCGCGAAAGCGAAGAGCCGCTTGACCCAGAGCATCCATGCGCCAGCGCGCGGCAGTCGGCTGACCGAGCCGCTGAAGAGGCCGACGATGACGAGCAGGGTGCACATGCCGAGCGAGAACGCGAACAGATAGGTAAACCCCAGGGCCGCGGACTTCGTTCGCGACACCCAGGTGAGGACCGCGGCCATCACCGGGGCAGAGCACGGCGCCGCCACGAGCCCTGAGGCGGCGCCCATCAGGAAGGCCCCGCCGACACGACCGCTCTCCCCCACCGTGGCGGACCTGGCCGTGACGGCGGCCGGCAGGCGGACGGGAATGACGTCGAGCATCGCCAACGCGGCGAGCAGGAGCAGGTTGGCCATTCCGAAGAGGAGCCAGGGGTTGGCACTGACCGACCCAAACAGCGTCCCCGAAAGTCCCGCGAGCAATCCGAGGAGCGAATAGACCAGCGCGAGACCGATAACGTACGACAGGGTGAGGAGGACGACCCGCTTTCGACCGTTCTCCGTGCCTGTGCCCGTGCCGCCGACGATCGCGGCGGTAATGGGAATCATCGGGTAGATGCACGGCGTGAGGCTGGTCAGCACCCCGGCGGCAAAGAGCACCGGAATGGCGGTAACGGGGCTCTGGGAGAGGCGATCGGCGATGCCGGAGAAGTCCACGGTGCGGACGGAAGAAGTGTGTGGTGCAGGGGCACGGGCACAGTGAGGTGCAAAGTGCAGGGAACGACCCCTCCCCGTACGGTAGCTTCGTTGGGTGACGTTTGGCGAGCGGGGGTGGGTTATTCTTCATGATTACCCCCGCACCCCCTTTAGCGAGCGTTCGACCGTGGCCCCACAGTTCATCTATGTAATGAAAGGACTGCGCAAGGTGGTTCCCCCACAGCGCATCATCCTCGACGATATCTGGCTGTCGTTCTACCCCGGCGCGAAGATCGGCGTCATCGGCCCCAATGGTTCCGGCAAGTCGTCGCTGCTGAAGATCATGGCCGGCCTCGACAACGAGTTTCAGGGCGAGGCGTGGCCGCACAAGGGGACGAAGATCGGCTACCTGCCGCAGGAACCGCAGCTCGACGAGACGCTCGACGTGCGCGGCAATGTCGAACTGGCCCTCCAGGAACAGCGCGCCAAGCTCGACCGGTTCAATGCCATCGCCATGGAGTTCGCGGAACCCATGGACGACGACAAGATGAACGCGCTGCTCGACGAGCAGGGGAAGCTGCAGGAATACATCGACCACCACGACCTGTGGAACCTCGACAACAAGATCGAGGTGGCCATGGACGCGCTGCGCCTGCCGCCTCCGGATGCCGATGTGAAGGTGCTGTCCGGCGGCGAGAAGCGCCGTGTGGCGCTCTGCCGCATCCTGCTGGAAGAGCCCGACATGCTGCTGCTCGACGAACCCACCAACCACCTGGACGCCGAGTCGGTGGCGTGGCTGGAGCATCACCTCGAGCGCTTCCCCGGGACGGTGGTGGCCATCACGCACGACCGCTACTTCCTGGACAACGTGGCCAAGTGGATTCTCGAGCTCGACCGCGGCCGCGGCGTGCCGTACGAGGGGAACTACAGCGGCTGGCTGGAACAGAAGCGCGCCCGCCTGGCGATCGAGGAGAAGCAGGCCGGACAGCGACAGAAGACGCTCGAGAAGGAACTCGAGTGGGTGCGCATGTCGCCCAAGGCGCGGCAGGCCAAGAACAAGGCGCGCCTGCAGAACTACGAAGAGATGTTGAGCGAGGCGCAGCAGGAAAAAATCACGCAGAACGAAATTGTCATTCCGCCGGCGCCGCGGTTGGGCAACGACGTGGTGATCGCCAAGAAGCTCAAGAAGGGATACGGCGACAAGCTGCTCTTCGAGGATTTGTCGTTTGACCTGCCGCGCGCGGGCATCGTGGGGATCATCGGGCCCAACGGCGCCGGCAAGACGACGTTGTTCCGGATGGTCAACGCCGTTGAGAAGCCTGATGCGGGCGAGCTGAAGATTGGTGAGACCGTCCAGATCTCGTATCAGGATCAGGACCGCACTCTCGAAGGCAAGCGTACCGTCTGGGACGAGATGACCGGCGGCCGCGAGATGCTCCAAGTGGGCAAGAAGGAGATCAACTCACGCGGCTACTGCTCGGCGTTCGGCTTCAAGGGGGCCGACCAGCAGAAGCTCGTGGCCAACCTTTCCGGCGGCGAACGGAACCGCCTGCACCTCGCCAAGACGCTGATGCAGGGCGGCAACCTGCTGCTGCTCGACGAACCCACCAACGATCTCGACGTCGACACGCTGCGCGCGCTGGAAGAGGCGGTGCTCGACTTCAGTGGCTGCGCGGTGATCATCTCACACGATCGCTGGTTCCTGGATCGTGTGGCGACGCACATCCTCGCCTTCGAGGGTGAGTCGGAGGCCGTCTGGTTCGAGGGGAACTTCCAGGCGTACATCGAGGACCTGAAGAAGCGGAAGGGTCCCGACGCCGACCAGCCGCACCGGATCAAGTACAAGAAGCTGGTGCGGTAGGCCGCCGGCAACGGAAATGTCCGTGGTGGCAATGCCTGTGCATTGCCACCACGACAATGCGCGCTACTTCGCCAACCCCATCTGCCTCATGAAGTCCTGGCTGTCCCAGAACAGCCACTCATGATCCATGCGACCGTTGGCACCCCAGTGGCCGATGGTCGCCATGCTGATGGCGAAGCGCTTGCCGGTGGGCTGAATGAACTTGCCGTCGCCAATGGGCATCGGCTTGCTGAACGTACCAGTCATCACGCCCGTGGCGGTGGTCCAGCTGCCTGAGCCGAATCGGATCGGGTGCACCTTGATCGTGATGTCCGGCGCGTAGACGAACATCTCCTTCAGGTCCGCCGTATGCTTGGTGAGGCCCACCGTCTCATGACCGTCAGGCCAGGTGACGACGATGTTCTGGTCATGGCTTTCGCCAAGACGGTCCCACTTCTGGCCGCTGAACACGTCAAAATCAAGGACGTCGAACACCTTGAGATGCCGTTCAACCGCGGGAGCCTGCTTTTCATGTGGGGGCGCCGGATGCCCGGGCTTCTCGGCGGGAGTCTGGGCGTGGATGGTCGCCGCGGCGAAGATCGCGCCGGTGGCCGTGATGAAACGGCGGATGGAACCGGTCATTGGGGGGCTCCTTGGTCTGGTACGGGACGTGCGGCGCGGTGGGGGAGCAGCAGCTCTCGCTGGCCGTGATAATTAGTTTAGTACTAAGATAATATTCCGCAAGGGGTCCCGGGCGCTCACCGCACGAATTCCACCGCCCGCTTCTCCCGCTCGTCCACGCTCAGCGTGAAGACGTCCGGTCGCGCGTAGTGGCCGACGACGTCGAAGTCGAAGCGTGCGCCGGCAATCTGGGCGGTGTCGATGGACGCCGTGAGCAGTCCCGTCTGGTTGAGGAGCGGGCCCGCCAGCACGTCTCCCAGCGGGCCGACGATCACGGAACCGCCGCGAATCAACGGGCGATCGGCCTCCCAGCCGGGAACGAGGACGCCGAGGGCCTTCGGTGATGGCTGCACCTGACAGGCGCTGACGACGAAGCACCGCCCCTCGTGGGCGATGTGCCGCATCGAGCATTGCCAGATGTCGCGTTCGTCCACCGTGGGTGCGCACCAGATCTCCACGCCCTTCGCGTACATCGTGGTGCGCATCAGCGGCATGTGGTTCTCCCAGCAGATGGCGGCGCCGAGGCGCCCTGCGGGAGAATCGACGACGGGGAGCGTGGAACCATCGCCCTGTCCCCAGATCAACCGTTCGGTGCCGGTCGGCATGAGCTTGCGATGCTTGGCCGCCAGGCCACGCACCGCATCAAAGAACAGGGCGGTGCAGTAGAGCGTACTGCCGTCGCGCTCGATGACGCCGACCACGATGCTCGCACCAGTGCGCTGCGACAGATCAGCCAGCGCCGCCGTCTCCGGCCCGGGCACGTCGATGGCGTTGCCATAATAGTGCGCGAACGCGTCCCGGCCCTCCGGCAATCGGTATCCCAAATGGGTGCCGAAGAGTTCTCCTTTCGGATAGCCGCCGAGCAGTGCCTCGGGCATGACGACCAGTCGAGCACCGACGGCCGTGATCTCGCGCTCGAACGACAGGATGCGGGAAAGGGTCTCGCTCATTCCGCCGGCAGCGGAGCCGACCTGAAGCGCGGCGATTACGGACTGTGGCATGGCGGTGGCCTGAAAGGTGGCGGCTGACGGCGGAAGTCATGCGATGGTTCCGAATCTCGCTACAAGATCCGCTCGCCGAGCGCGCTTGCGATGAGTCCCACGGCGAGTTCGGCGGTGCGGTTGGCGACGTCGAGAATCGGGTTGACCTCCACGAGGTCAAGCCCGACGAGCAGCCCCGAATCGGCGACCATTTCCATCACCAGGTGTCCTTCGCGCCACGAGAAGCCGCCCGACACCGGCGTGCCGACGCCCGGCGCATGCACGGGATCCTGCACGTCCACATCGTACGACACCCACAGTCCGCCCGTGCCGATGCTGGCGAAGACGAGCGCCTCTTCCATCACGTCCGACAAGCCGCGCCGGTCGACGTCGTGCATGGTGAAGACGTGCACGCCGTAGGAACGGAGGTGTGCCCGTTCACCGGGATCGAGATCGCGGATGCCCACGAGGACGGTATGCTCGGCGAGCACCGCCGCCCCGGTCGTGAAGTGAAGGCGTGGGTCACCGTGCCCGAGCAGATGCGCCACCGGCATGCCGTGCACATTTCCCGACAGGCTCGTTTCGGGCGTGTTGATGTCACCGTGCGCATCCACCCACACGAGTCCCAGGCGCTCGCCGCGCGCGTGCAACGCACGCGACGCACCGGCCACCGACCCGGTCGCCAGCGAATGATCGCCGCCGAGGACGACCGGGAAGTGGCGTTCCTGAACGGAAGCTTCCACACGCGATGCCAGGTCGCCGCAGATGGCGGCGATGGTTGGCAGGAAGTCCGCGCCCCGGGCATCGGGGGGAAAGGTGCCGCGGTCGGGCACCGGCAGGTTCCCGTGGTCGCGCACATCGTGACCAAGGACCGCCAGCGCGTTGCGCAGTCCGGCGGCGCGTACCGCATACGGTCCCATGTCAACGCCACGGCGGCTGGCACCGAGGTCGAGGGGAACGCCCATCAGGTCGATCAAGGTCATGAGTGCAGGGTGCAGGGAACAGGGGGCATATGAATTGATCCCGGGGGTTCCCCGGCTGGCAAGCGGCCGCCGGTGCGCGAAGATGCGCGTCCCGTGCATGGCGATGCGCGGGACACTCGGTCAGGGTGTCCCGCCCGATATGCAGCGCTACTGTCCCGTGCCGAACTGCCGCGTGAACTTCACCGTCAGCGACCGCGCCATTGGACGCTGCCAGTTGAAGAAGCTGTCCGCCTGCTCCCCGTCATTGAGCACGATGAACAACCCCGTGGCGGCGGTGTTCAGCCAGCCAAACCGCACATTGGTCGTCCACGCCGAGGCCTGATCGTTGAACTGTGCCAGCGACTGCACGAACACGTGCGGCGTGAAGAAGTACGCGACACGCGCGCCGATGATCGACTTGATGAAATGCCCCTGGTCGAGCGTGACGTCATTGTAGTCGAGGAGCAGCGACGAGGTGATGGACGCGCCGCGCCGGTACGTGACGGTCATCGTGCCGCCGGAGCGGGTCCCGTTGTAGAACCCGGCAAAGTCGCCGCGCAGGACCATCGACAGCGGGGCCGCGGCGTTCGTTTCCCAGTCGAGGCCGATGTTGGTGTAGTCGTAGCTCCCGACGGGAAGCGTGACGCCCTTGGCGATCTGGAACGGCCGCTGCAGCCCCTCGTGGTACAGGTTGACTTCGGGGCCGAAACGTCCGCCATTCTTGAACGACACCTCACTGACGTCGATATGCAACTGTCCCGACTGGTGAAAGCCGTCGAATCCGTAGTACTCGCGGTACGTCACGTGCGGATTCCACTCGCGCACATGCCGCCAGCTCTCACGGCGCACCATGCGCATGACCTGCACTTCACGGAAGGTGTACCCGGGGGTGCGGCTGACGAATCCAACTTCGGGGTTGAAGTCGGCGCCAACGCGCAGGAAGCGGGCGCTGCCGTTCCAATTGCGGGTCAGGTAGACCGCGCGGGCACTGCCCGAGTAATCGTCACCCGAGCGTCCGGGCGTCTCCGTCTTCGCCGCCCAGGCATCAATGGTCCAGGCGTCGCCGAGGCCAAGGCGGCCATCCACGCCGAAGGTGCGGTTCACGTCTTCCGGTAGGGCGGGGCAGCCGGTGCACATCGGTCCCACGCGGTCCCCAAGACCAAGGCGCTGGACGCCGATGACACCCACGCGCGAGCGACGACCGACCTCCTTGATGGCCCGCGCCACGGAGAACGACTGCGCGCTCTGCACGCCCTTATGCTCGGCCGTGAAGATCTGCATGAGGCCCACGGTCATGCCGCCCACGCGTCCCGTCAGCCGGCCGCCCCCGCGGATCTTCACGGGCTGGCCCAGCGAATCGATGCCGATGCGCCGCGTGAAGAACAGGTCCACGGCCTGTGGCGTTCCGGCCGCAAACGTCCCCGCGTTCTCGAGGAAGAAGGGACGCTTTTCCGGGAAGAAGAGCGGGAATCGGGTCAGGTTGGTGCGCTGCTCGTCCACCTCGACCTGCGCGAAGTCGGTGTTGACGGTGAGATCGAGGGTGAGACTGGGCGTCAGGCCGTACTTCGCATCCACGCCCACCTGCCCGGAGGTCACGGGATCGGTACTCGTGGCGAAGTTGCGGGTGACGGCGCTGAGGATGTACGGCGTGATCGTGGCCACGCGTCGCACCGGAACCTGCAGGCCGGTGAGCGTGCCGCCCTGCGACATGCGGTACAGGTTGAACTGGCGCGAGATGGGCGACCAGAAGGCTTCCTCGTTGCGGCGGCGGATCATGCGCACGAGGTTGAGTCCCCATTCCTGTTTGGCGCCCCCGCCATAGCGGAGCGTCGAGAAGGGAATGCGGAACTCGGCATACCACCCCGCCGAGTCGCGGGAGGTCATCACCTTCCAGGAGCCGTCCCAGTTCAGGTTGAAGCCGCCGAGCGCCCCCGACTGCGCCCGGTTCTGGCCCGTCATGGTGACGCCACCACCTTCGCCTTCGCGGATGATCTGGCCGTCGTACTCCACACCAGCCGGCGTGGTGGCGAAGAGGAAGCCGTTCTGCCGGTCCTTGTAGGTGTCGAGCAGGATGCCGAAGTAGTCGCTGTTGGTCAGCGTGACGTCGCGGATCTTCTCGCCAGCCACGATCGCGGACGCATCGCGGTCGTACATCCAGGCGCCGATGTAGAGCGCTTCGCCGTCGGTGAGCAGCCGCACTTCGGTGCGTTCACTGACGGTGGTTCCTTCGTGGGGTTCGCGCTGAACGAAGCCGGAGAGAACGGCGGCGCCCCGCCAGGCGTCATCGTTCAGACGGCCGTCGATGACCGGCGGCTTGCTGATGGCGGTGGCCGTGCCGGTGCGAACGGACGGACCCTGCGCCGACAGCACGAGGGGAAGCGAGGCGAGCGCCAGCGACAGCGTGCGCGACAGAGGAAAGCGCGTCATGAGCTTGCGGGGTGGGGAGAACGCAACGCGGGCCCGGCATCAACCGGGCCCGCGCGAAATCTATCAGGGTACGGGAACGCTTGAGGAGAGCAACCGCGTGAACTGGTACAGGAACTCCTGCGCCTTGTAATACCACTCGATGCGCACGCGCTCGTCACGGCCATGGGCGCGCGCGTCCACCGTGGGATCGCTGAAGAGCCCCGACACGCCAAAGGCGGGGACGCCGAGTGCGCGGAAGTAGCGGGAGTCCGTGGCGCCCGTGGACATCGTCGGCACGACGGGAATGTCGCCGTACATCTCGCGCGTGAGTTTCTCCACCGGTCCCATCACTTCGGGGCGCATCTCGGACGGCGGTGACGCGCGGTTCTCCGAACTGGTGTCGAGCACAGCCACGACTTTGGGATCGCCCGCCACCTTCTGCAGCGCCGCCTGCACCGATGCCTTGGTCGACGTCGGCGCCATGCGGCAGTTGACGTTGGCCTCGGCCAGCTGCGGGAGCGCATTCACGGCATGTCCGCCCTTGAGCATCGTGGCCACGCAGGTGGTGCGCAGCATCGAGGCGTACCGTGGATCCTTCGAGATGACCGCCGCCGCGGCCTCGTCGGTCGGGTCCTTCGCGATGGCGGCCATCGCGGCGGCCATCTCGGGCTTCTCGACCCTCGCCGTTTGCTCGAAGAAGGCGCGCGAGACGGGATTCAGTTCGACCGGGAATTGGAACTTCGACAGCCGCGCCAGCGCTTCCGACAGCTGGTAGATGGCATTGTCGGGGCGCGGCACCGACGAATGGCCGCCCGGATTCGTGACGCGGAAGGTGAAGTCGTTGTAGACCTTCTCCGCCGCCTGCACCGACTGCAGCAGCGGCTTGCCGTCGCGCAGGGCCCCGCCGCCCCCCTCGTTGATCACCCACGCGGCGTCCACCAGGTCGCGATGGTTCTTGATGAGCCAGTCCACGCCGTTGTACGCGCCGCCTTCTTCATCCGCGGTGAGCGCGACGATAATGTCGCGTTGCGGCACGTACCCTTCCTGCTTCAGGCGAAGGACCGCCGCGACGAAGAGCGAGGCCATCGCCTTGTCGTCCGACGTGCCGCGCCCGTAGTAGAAGCCGTCACGCTCGGTGAACTTGAACGGGTCGAGGTTGTCGGACCAGTCGGCCTTCAACGCCTCGACGACGTCGAGGTGCGCCAGCAGCAGCACCGGCTTCGGAGCGCCGACACCGTCCTTGCCACGGAAGCGGACCACGAGATTGTGCTTCCTCTCCGTAGGGCCGCCGACGAAGATGTCCTTCTCGGGGAAGCCCGCGTCGCGGAACCGCTTGGCCATCGCGTTGGCCGCCGGTGTGGTGCTCCCGGTCCAGACCGAGGTGTTGATCTCGACGAGTTCCTTGTAGATGTCACGCGCCAGAAGCTGCGTCGGGGTGAGCGGCTTCTGCTGCGCACCAAGGGAGACGGCGGCGCTCAGCAGCGCCGCCCCTGCCATTACCTGGATGAATCTCACGGCCGGTCCTTGAATTTGTCGTTGAGGTCGGTGTGCTTGGTGTCGAGCGGCACCATCCGGCCGTCGATGAAGAGATACTTCGTACTGGTCTTGGCCTCGAGCAGGTCGCCGTCGGTCACGACGAGGTTGGCCACCTTGCCCGGCTCGAGCGTGCCGAAGCGATCGGCAATGCCGAAGATCTGCGCCGGCCAGAGTGTCACCGACTTGAGGGCGTCCTCACGGCTGAGGCCGAAGGCGGCCGCCATGCCGGCGGTATACGGCAGGTTGCGCGCGTCCGCCCCCGCATCGCCCGACGTGATGGCGAACCGTACGCCGCCCTGCGCGAGCTTGCCCGGCGCGCCGTAATTCACGTCGTACGGATCGTCCTCAAGCGTCGGCAGGTCCATCACCGAGGTGATCAGCACCGGGACATCGTGGTCCTTCAGGAACGACGTGATCTGCCAGGCGTCGCGTCCGCCCACGATGATGGGGCGCAGCTTGTTCTCCTCGGCGAAGCCGACCGCTTCCTTGATGTCGTTCACGCGGTCGGCCACCATGATCACCGGCATCTGGCCGCGCACGACCGGCACCAGCGAGGCCAGCACGACGTCGTGCTTCGGACGCGGCAGCGTCTTGTCCTTCGCGTAGGCGTCCATCGCCTTGCCGTACGCCTCGGCGTCGCGAAGCATCGTGCGCAGGGAATCGAGCTGACGCTGGCGCGTGCGGTTGACGTCCTGCGTGCTCGACGGCCCCTGCGCGGCGGCGAAACCGCCGAAGCCACGCCCGCCGAAGCCGCTCCGTGGCAGCTCGATGACCGTCGCGATGGCGCGGTTCACGGCCATCTGCGGCGCCGTGGACCCTGCCAGGTTCACCAGCGCGGCCTGCCCGGAGAGAATGCCGCCGGTTGGGCGGGTGATGACGTGCGTGATGCCCACCACGCGCGTGACACCAATGTGCGCCGAATGCGGATTGAGGCCGTAGTAGGCCATCGCGTTGGGGTTGAAGCTCCCCACCTCACTGATGTCCACCGTGGCATTGGCACCCTGGCCAATTTCCGAGAGCCCAATCGAGGTGCCGGCATCCATCATGCCGGGGTAGACGTACAGCCCCCTGGCGTCGATAACTTCCGCGCCACTGGGCACGGCGACGGAACTGCCGACGGCTTGGATCTTGCCGCCGCTGATGACGATGGTGCCGTTCGCGATTTCCGGCCCGCTCACCGGCACGATGTGCGCGTTGGTGATGGCGACTGTCTTCTGCGGTCCGGGCGGCGGATTGAACGAGCCCAGCTGGGCGCGGGCGGGCAAAGCCGCCAGCGCCACGAGTGCCGTCACGGCGACGATACGAATGCGCATCATGTTAGCGCTCCTCCTGCGGCA
It contains:
- the rocF gene encoding arginase; this translates as MTLIDLMGVPLDLGASRRGVDMGPYAVRAAGLRNALAVLGHDVRDHGNLPVPDRGTFPPDARGADFLPTIAAICGDLASRVEASVQERHFPVVLGGDHSLATGSVAGASRALHARGERLGLVWVDAHGDINTPETSLSGNVHGMPVAHLLGHGDPRLHFTTGAAVLAEHTVLVGIRDLDPGERAHLRSYGVHVFTMHDVDRRGLSDVMEEALVFASIGTGGLWVSYDVDVQDPVHAPGVGTPVSGGFSWREGHLVMEMVADSGLLVGLDLVEVNPILDVANRTAELAVGLIASALGERIL
- a CDS encoding cytochrome c biogenesis protein CcdA, which translates into the protein MDFSGIADRLSQSPVTAIPVLFAAGVLTSLTPCIYPMIPITAAIVGGTGTGTENGRKRVVLLTLSYVIGLALVYSLLGLLAGLSGTLFGSVSANPWLLFGMANLLLLAALAMLDVIPVRLPAAVTARSATVGESGRVGGAFLMGAASGLVAAPCSAPVMAAVLTWVSRTKSAALGFTYLFAFSLGMCTLLVIVGLFSGSVSRLPRAGAWMLWVKRLFAFAMIGAAEYYLIKAGQGWF
- a CDS encoding TlpA disulfide reductase family protein, which codes for MVLNYGARWGLVMAAIVALLAPGAQARAQDSGIEVGSKAPAAAVETLSGQAADLSSVLGKGPVLIQFWATWCPTCKAMEPAMQAAQQKYAGKVTFVGVAVSVNQSPRAVQAFAAKHSPRMTHFFDRRGKAVDAYEVPATGFVVVVNKAGVVVYTGLGAQQDLDAAIKKAM
- a CDS encoding ester cyclase — protein: MTGSIRRFITATGAIFAAATIHAQTPAEKPGHPAPPHEKQAPAVERHLKVFDVLDFDVFSGQKWDRLGESHDQNIVVTWPDGHETVGLTKHTADLKEMFVYAPDITIKVHPIRFGSGSWTTATGVMTGTFSKPMPIGDGKFIQPTGKRFAISMATIGHWGANGRMDHEWLFWDSQDFMRQMGLAK
- the ettA gene encoding energy-dependent translational throttle protein EttA; the protein is MAPQFIYVMKGLRKVVPPQRIILDDIWLSFYPGAKIGVIGPNGSGKSSLLKIMAGLDNEFQGEAWPHKGTKIGYLPQEPQLDETLDVRGNVELALQEQRAKLDRFNAIAMEFAEPMDDDKMNALLDEQGKLQEYIDHHDLWNLDNKIEVAMDALRLPPPDADVKVLSGGEKRRVALCRILLEEPDMLLLDEPTNHLDAESVAWLEHHLERFPGTVVAITHDRYFLDNVAKWILELDRGRGVPYEGNYSGWLEQKRARLAIEEKQAGQRQKTLEKELEWVRMSPKARQAKNKARLQNYEEMLSEAQQEKITQNEIVIPPAPRLGNDVVIAKKLKKGYGDKLLFEDLSFDLPRAGIVGIIGPNGAGKTTLFRMVNAVEKPDAGELKIGETVQISYQDQDRTLEGKRTVWDEMTGGREMLQVGKKEINSRGYCSAFGFKGADQQKLVANLSGGERNRLHLAKTLMQGGNLLLLDEPTNDLDVDTLRALEEAVLDFSGCAVIISHDRWFLDRVATHILAFEGESEAVWFEGNFQAYIEDLKKRKGPDADQPHRIKYKKLVR
- a CDS encoding amidohydrolase family protein, which codes for MMRIRIVAVTALVALAALPARAQLGSFNPPPGPQKTVAITNAHIVPVSGPEIANGTIVISGGKIQAVGSSVAVPSGAEVIDARGLYVYPGMMDAGTSIGLSEIGQGANATVDISEVGSFNPNAMAYYGLNPHSAHIGVTRVVGITHVITRPTGGILSGQAALVNLAGSTAPQMAVNRAIATVIELPRSGFGGRGFGGFAAAQGPSSTQDVNRTRQRQLDSLRTMLRDAEAYGKAMDAYAKDKTLPRPKHDVVLASLVPVVRGQMPVIMVADRVNDIKEAVGFAEENKLRPIIVGGRDAWQITSFLKDHDVPVLITSVMDLPTLEDDPYDVNYGAPGKLAQGGVRFAITSGDAGADARNLPYTAGMAAAFGLSREDALKSVTLWPAQIFGIADRFGTLEPGKVANLVVTDGDLLEAKTSTKYLFIDGRMVPLDTKHTDLNDKFKDRP
- a CDS encoding DUF5916 domain-containing protein, with the protein product MTRFPLSRTLSLALASLPLVLSAQGPSVRTGTATAISKPPVIDGRLNDDAWRGAAVLSGFVQREPHEGTTVSERTEVRLLTDGEALYIGAWMYDRDASAIVAGEKIRDVTLTNSDYFGILLDTYKDRQNGFLFATTPAGVEYDGQIIREGEGGGVTMTGQNRAQSGALGGFNLNWDGSWKVMTSRDSAGWYAEFRIPFSTLRYGGGAKQEWGLNLVRMIRRRNEEAFWSPISRQFNLYRMSQGGTLTGLQVPVRRVATITPYILSAVTRNFATSTDPVTSGQVGVDAKYGLTPSLTLDLTVNTDFAQVEVDEQRTNLTRFPLFFPEKRPFFLENAGTFAAGTPQAVDLFFTRRIGIDSLGQPVKIRGGGRLTGRVGGMTVGLMQIFTAEHKGVQSAQSFSVARAIKEVGRRSRVGVIGVQRLGLGDRVGPMCTGCPALPEDVNRTFGVDGRLGLGDAWTIDAWAAKTETPGRSGDDYSGSARAVYLTRNWNGSARFLRVGADFNPEVGFVSRTPGYTFREVQVMRMVRRESWRHVREWNPHVTYREYYGFDGFHQSGQLHIDVSEVSFKNGGRFGPEVNLYHEGLQRPFQIAKGVTLPVGSYDYTNIGLDWETNAAAPLSMVLRGDFAGFYNGTRSGGTMTVTYRRGASITSSLLLDYNDVTLDQGHFIKSIIGARVAYFFTPHVFVQSLAQFNDQASAWTTNVRFGWLNTAATGLFIVLNDGEQADSFFNWQRPMARSLTVKFTRQFGTGQ
- a CDS encoding M20/M25/M40 family metallo-hydrolase; translation: MRFIQVMAGAALLSAAVSLGAQQKPLTPTQLLARDIYKELVEINTSVWTGSTTPAANAMAKRFRDAGFPEKDIFVGGPTERKHNLVVRFRGKDGVGAPKPVLLLAHLDVVEALKADWSDNLDPFKFTERDGFYYGRGTSDDKAMASLFVAAVLRLKQEGYVPQRDIIVALTADEEGGAYNGVDWLIKNHRDLVDAAWVINEGGGGALRDGKPLLQSVQAAEKVYNDFTFRVTNPGGHSSVPRPDNAIYQLSEALARLSKFQFPVELNPVSRAFFEQTARVEKPEMAAAMAAIAKDPTDEAAAAVISKDPRYASMLRTTCVATMLKGGHAVNALPQLAEANVNCRMAPTSTKASVQAALQKVAGDPKVVAVLDTSSENRASPPSEMRPEVMGPVEKLTREMYGDIPVVPTMSTGATDSRYFRALGVPAFGVSGLFSDPTVDARAHGRDERVRIEWYYKAQEFLYQFTRLLSSSVPVP
- a CDS encoding carbon-nitrogen hydrolase family protein; translation: MPQSVIAALQVGSAAGGMSETLSRILSFEREITAVGARLVVMPEALLGGYPKGELFGTHLGYRLPEGRDAFAHYYGNAIDVPGPETAALADLSQRTGASIVVGVIERDGSTLYCTALFFDAVRGLAAKHRKLMPTGTERLIWGQGDGSTLPVVDSPAGRLGAAICWENHMPLMRTTMYAKGVEIWCAPTVDERDIWQCSMRHIAHEGRCFVVSACQVQPSPKALGVLVPGWEADRPLIRGGSVIVGPLGDVLAGPLLNQTGLLTASIDTAQIAGARFDFDVVGHYARPDVFTLSVDEREKRAVEFVR